In Geobacillus kaustophilus, a genomic segment contains:
- a CDS encoding IS4-like element IS5377 family transposase: MNKHTTLPNLMQKLVSDEEIQLIAEAVGYRDSSRTFTLRELIHFFLLAAMHQWKSFRHGADVGPLYGLPRFHYSTVSKKAKEVPYDIMKRLLALIISKCNRQTRRSLRFPKPLRVVDSTTVTVGKNRLPWAPYHGERAGVKLHVAYSPESSLPADVVETIGLRHDGPVGEQLTNAQQVLVEDRAYFKIERLDRFVEQHQLFVIRMKDNIELHQKKSLKRLSSTSSSVQADFTCQLGTKQCRSTKRHRVVIFRDANGRDIRVVTNLFHASAETIADMYQQRWTVEVFFRWVKQYLNVPTLFGTTENAVYNQLFAAFIAYVLLRWLYDQTKKQTNVSLSFISFVRRFFSGQLPLDWKSGMAAALFEYAQIYGRRMYNFG; encoded by the coding sequence ATGAACAAGCATACCACACTCCCGAATTTGATGCAAAAACTTGTTTCGGATGAAGAGATTCAACTGATTGCCGAAGCGGTTGGGTATCGTGATTCGTCTCGAACCTTTACGTTGCGCGAGTTGATTCACTTCTTCCTGCTGGCCGCCATGCATCAATGGAAAAGCTTTCGCCACGGAGCCGATGTGGGGCCTCTGTATGGATTGCCGCGATTCCATTATTCAACTGTATCCAAGAAAGCGAAAGAAGTTCCCTATGACATCATGAAACGCTTGTTGGCGTTGATCATTTCCAAGTGCAACCGCCAAACCCGCCGTTCGCTTCGGTTTCCCAAACCGCTTCGGGTGGTGGATTCGACGACCGTCACGGTCGGGAAAAACCGCCTGCCATGGGCGCCGTATCACGGCGAACGCGCCGGAGTGAAGCTGCACGTCGCGTATTCGCCGGAATCCTCGTTGCCGGCAGACGTGGTGGAAACCATCGGACTGCGTCATGATGGCCCGGTGGGAGAACAGTTGACGAACGCTCAACAAGTGCTGGTGGAAGACCGGGCGTATTTCAAAATCGAACGCCTCGATCGATTTGTGGAGCAGCATCAGCTCTTTGTCATTCGGATGAAGGACAACATCGAACTTCATCAGAAAAAAAGCTTGAAACGCCTTTCCAGCACATCCTCATCGGTTCAAGCCGACTTCACGTGCCAGTTGGGGACGAAACAATGCCGCTCCACCAAGCGTCACCGGGTGGTGATCTTTCGAGATGCGAATGGCCGCGACATTCGGGTCGTGACGAACCTCTTCCATGCGTCTGCGGAAACCATTGCCGACATGTACCAACAACGTTGGACTGTTGAGGTCTTTTTCCGTTGGGTGAAGCAATATCTGAATGTCCCGACCTTGTTTGGCACGACGGAAAATGCGGTATACAACCAACTGTTTGCGGCGTTCATCGCGTATGTGTTGCTGCGATGGCTGTATGATCAAACCAAAAAACAGACGAACGTCTCTCTTTCCTTCATTTCGTTCGTTCGCCGTTTTTTCTCTGGGCAGCTTCCTCTCGATTGGAAATCCGGGATGGCCGCTGCTTTGTTTGAGTATGCCCAAATTTATGGAAGGCGTATGTATAATTTTGGATAA
- a CDS encoding IS630 family transposase, giving the protein MITKETEDAVLLYIDETHIRSYHVLRSTWSEVGRQKRVPTFGHHAHVSVFGAVNVHDGDIVLHQTEAANAATFLDFLRLLKERHPNRIIALVLDNARIHHARMGKDFLREEGQCFHFLYLPPCSPQLNPIERLWKWLKDTMIANAFHKDRHEIVQAVQRFAHYIQERPEEVLRRLGCSA; this is encoded by the coding sequence TTGATCACCAAGGAGACAGAAGATGCCGTTCTTCTGTACATCGATGAAACGCATATCCGCTCTTATCATGTCTTGCGATCCACTTGGTCCGAGGTCGGCCGTCAAAAACGTGTGCCGACATTCGGCCATCATGCCCATGTTTCGGTATTTGGCGCGGTGAACGTCCACGATGGGGACATCGTGCTTCACCAAACAGAAGCCGCCAACGCTGCGACGTTCTTGGATTTCTTGCGCCTGCTCAAAGAGCGGCATCCCAACCGGATCATTGCGCTCGTCTTGGACAATGCCCGGATTCATCACGCTCGAATGGGGAAGGACTTTTTGCGAGAAGAAGGACAATGTTTTCATTTCCTGTATCTGCCGCCCTGCTCGCCGCAGCTCAACCCGATCGAGCGTTTGTGGAAATGGCTGAAGGATACGATGATCGCCAACGCCTTTCACAAAGACCGCCACGAGATCGTGCAAGCGGTTCAACGATTTGCTCATTACATTCAGGAACGCCCGGAGGAAGTGTTGCGGCGCTTGGGGTGTTCCGCGTAA
- a CDS encoding IS630 family transposase has product MKRLNITHDHGWTPRTLRKQERKIKNALLRQRVMAVRLVMEGYLGKEAASMVNVCRQTVSHYVSLFNEGGLELLLHRDFAPGREPFLTEEQQEEIKQLVLTTTPAELGWDVASAWNTKLLQSYVEKHFGVCLSREALRKLLHRQGLSWTRPTYTLAKGNPDEQKQFEKQMDLIKKT; this is encoded by the coding sequence ATGAAACGTCTCAACATCACCCATGATCACGGATGGACGCCACGGACGCTTCGCAAACAGGAACGGAAAATCAAAAACGCGCTTCTTCGCCAACGGGTGATGGCGGTTCGTTTGGTCATGGAAGGTTATTTGGGCAAAGAGGCGGCCTCCATGGTCAACGTGTGCCGACAAACCGTTTCCCATTATGTGTCGCTGTTCAACGAAGGCGGTCTGGAGCTCTTGCTTCATCGGGATTTCGCCCCTGGACGGGAGCCGTTTCTCACCGAAGAACAGCAGGAAGAGATCAAACAGCTTGTGTTGACCACCACTCCCGCGGAACTGGGCTGGGACGTCGCTTCGGCCTGGAACACCAAACTCCTGCAATCCTATGTCGAAAAGCACTTTGGTGTTTGCCTTTCCCGTGAAGCGCTGCGAAAACTCCTGCACCGTCAAGGTCTGTCATGGACTCGCCCTACGTACACGCTGGCGAAAGGGAATCCGGATGAGCAAAAGCAATTTGAAAAGCAAATGGATTTGATAAAAAAAACTTGA
- a CDS encoding DEAD/DEAH box helicase family protein, translating into MLSNFHFLVGKPHYESFANACVEAEKSLVVSPATCAILTRRALELAVKWVYSFDSALKVPYQDNLSSLIHDNVFLSIIDEELLPLLRYIVKLGNVAVHTNAMITREEAILSLHNLHQFVSWIDYCYSDEYTATDFDESLLPIGEEKRERPEELKDLYERLSSKDKRLEEMMKENEKLRALLTAKREENTKEYDFHVDELNEYETRKKYIDLDLKLAGWEFKKDVVVEYPVVGMPNQEGVGYVDYVLFGNNGKPLAVIEAKRTTVDPNKGKQQAKLYADCIENMHGQRPIIFYTNGFETYIWDDLNYPARRVSGFYNKEELSLLIDRRTMKKPLKNVQINDNITNRYYQKEAVLAVCDALEKKRRKALLVMATGSGKTRTAISIVDVLTRHNWVKNILFLADRKTLVTQAKNSFSHLLPNLTLCNLLDNKDNPEESRMVFSTYPTMMNAIDEAKRKDGKRLFTVGHFDLIIVDESHRSIYKKYRAIFDYFDAILLGLTATPKDEIDRNTYEVFDLENGVPTYAYELDEAVKDGYLVDYRTIETTLKFLEEGIRYDDLSDEEKERYEETFDDEVGEDIDSAALNEWLFNDDTIDTVLRDLMEKGIRVEGGDKLGKTIIFAKNHRHAERIVERFDQLFPEYKGGFARVIDYSVNYYQTLIDDFSDRNKWPQIAVSVDMLDTGVDIPEVVNLVFFKKVRSKSKFWQMIGRGTRLCKDLFGAGQDKTHFLIFDYCGNFEFFRENPKGIEGKAVESLTERLFNAKIEIIKELQHLQYQEEEYIAHRNELIDEVLAEINKLNEENFRVRQHIQYVHKFKSRTKWDSLTAMDVNEIKEHISPLIVPLNDDELAKRFDLLMYTIELAKLQTKNATKPIRSVIRTAEALSKLGSIPQVMEQKYIIEKVQTEEFWSEADIFELEAVREALRDLVKFLEKETQKIYYTNFKDQVLEVKENGPMFNVNDLKNYRKKVEHYLHEHRDQMAIYKLRNNKKLTVQDVKTLEHILWNELGTQEDYKREFGDTPITKLVRQIVGLDPQAANEAFSEFLSSERLNIQQSHFVKLIVDYFVKNGVMDKRVLQEEPFKTVGSIVELFQDNMDDARKIISIIDEINRNSEDIVGA; encoded by the coding sequence GTGTTATCCAACTTTCACTTTTTAGTAGGCAAACCTCATTATGAGAGTTTTGCAAATGCGTGTGTAGAGGCGGAGAAAAGTTTGGTTGTGAGTCCGGCGACGTGCGCGATTTTGACGCGCCGTGCGCTGGAGCTTGCCGTTAAGTGGGTGTACAGCTTTGACAGCGCGTTGAAAGTTCCGTATCAAGATAATCTTTCCAGCTTGATTCATGACAACGTCTTTTTGTCCATTATTGATGAAGAGTTGTTGCCGTTGTTGCGTTACATTGTCAAACTGGGAAATGTCGCGGTTCATACAAATGCGATGATTACAAGGGAAGAAGCGATTCTTTCTCTCCACAATCTTCATCAGTTTGTGTCTTGGATTGATTATTGTTATTCTGACGAATACACCGCTACGGACTTTGATGAATCGTTGCTGCCAATCGGCGAGGAAAAGCGCGAGCGTCCGGAAGAATTGAAAGATTTATACGAACGGTTAAGTTCGAAAGACAAGCGCCTTGAAGAAATGATGAAAGAAAACGAAAAGCTTCGCGCGCTTCTCACCGCTAAAAGGGAAGAAAATACGAAAGAGTACGATTTCCATGTCGATGAGTTAAATGAATATGAAACGAGAAAGAAATATATCGATTTAGACTTAAAGTTAGCGGGTTGGGAATTTAAAAAGGACGTTGTCGTTGAATATCCTGTCGTTGGCATGCCGAATCAAGAAGGGGTTGGCTACGTCGATTACGTCTTGTTTGGCAATAACGGCAAGCCGCTTGCGGTCATTGAAGCAAAACGTACGACCGTTGACCCTAACAAAGGAAAACAACAAGCAAAGTTATACGCCGACTGCATTGAAAACATGCACGGTCAACGTCCAATCATTTTTTACACAAACGGGTTTGAAACGTATATTTGGGATGACCTTAACTATCCGGCGCGGAGAGTTTCCGGCTTTTACAATAAGGAAGAATTAAGCTTGCTTATTGATCGTCGGACGATGAAGAAGCCGCTAAAAAATGTGCAAATCAATGACAACATAACGAATCGCTATTACCAAAAAGAAGCGGTTTTAGCCGTATGTGACGCGCTCGAGAAAAAACGGCGCAAAGCATTGCTTGTCATGGCGACGGGGAGCGGCAAAACCCGGACAGCGATTTCGATTGTCGATGTTCTCACTCGTCACAATTGGGTAAAAAATATTTTGTTTTTAGCGGACCGCAAAACACTGGTAACGCAAGCGAAAAATAGCTTTAGCCATTTGTTGCCGAACTTGACGCTTTGCAATTTGCTCGATAACAAAGACAATCCAGAGGAAAGCCGCATGGTGTTTTCGACGTACCCGACAATGATGAACGCGATTGACGAAGCGAAACGAAAAGACGGCAAACGTTTATTTACGGTCGGACATTTTGATTTAATTATCGTCGATGAATCCCACCGCAGTATTTATAAGAAATATCGGGCTATTTTTGACTATTTTGACGCGATATTGCTTGGGCTCACCGCCACACCAAAGGACGAAATTGACCGCAATACGTATGAAGTGTTTGATTTAGAAAACGGTGTGCCAACGTATGCGTATGAATTAGATGAAGCGGTGAAAGACGGCTATTTAGTCGATTATCGAACGATTGAAACAACGCTAAAGTTTCTCGAAGAGGGTATTCGTTACGATGACTTATCAGATGAAGAAAAAGAACGATATGAAGAAACATTTGATGATGAAGTAGGCGAGGATATTGACAGTGCGGCGTTAAACGAATGGCTGTTTAATGACGATACGATTGATACGGTGCTGAGAGATTTAATGGAAAAAGGAATTCGCGTAGAAGGCGGAGACAAACTCGGCAAAACGATTATTTTTGCGAAAAACCATCGCCATGCGGAACGGATTGTGGAGCGCTTTGATCAATTGTTCCCTGAGTACAAAGGTGGCTTTGCACGGGTCATTGATTACAGCGTGAACTACTACCAAACATTAATCGATGATTTTTCCGACCGTAACAAATGGCCGCAGATTGCGGTATCGGTCGATATGCTCGATACAGGAGTGGATATTCCGGAAGTCGTCAACCTTGTGTTCTTCAAGAAAGTACGCTCCAAATCAAAGTTTTGGCAAATGATCGGGCGCGGAACCCGTTTGTGCAAAGACTTATTCGGAGCCGGTCAAGATAAAACGCATTTCCTTATTTTTGACTATTGCGGCAACTTCGAGTTTTTCCGCGAAAATCCAAAGGGAATCGAAGGAAAAGCGGTGGAAAGCTTAACGGAGCGTTTGTTTAACGCCAAAATTGAAATCATTAAAGAACTGCAGCATTTACAATATCAAGAAGAAGAGTATATTGCCCATCGCAATGAATTGATTGACGAAGTGCTAGCGGAAATCAATAAGTTAAACGAAGAGAACTTCCGCGTACGCCAACATATTCAATACGTACACAAGTTTAAAAGCCGGACTAAATGGGACTCCTTAACAGCGATGGATGTCAATGAAATCAAAGAACATATTTCGCCGCTGATTGTTCCGCTAAACGATGATGAATTGGCGAAACGTTTTGATTTGCTTATGTACACGATTGAGCTGGCAAAACTGCAAACGAAAAATGCCACAAAGCCGATTCGGAGTGTGATTCGCACTGCAGAGGCATTGTCGAAACTCGGTTCGATTCCTCAAGTGATGGAACAAAAATACATTATTGAAAAAGTACAGACGGAAGAGTTTTGGAGCGAAGCCGATATTTTCGAATTGGAAGCCGTTCGCGAAGCGTTGCGTGACTTAGTCAAATTCCTTGAAAAAGAAACGCAAAAAATTTACTATACGAACTTTAAAGACCAAGTTTTAGAAGTCAAAGAAAACGGTCCGATGTTTAATGTCAATGATCTGAAAAATTATCGGAAAAAGGTGGAACATTATCTGCACGAACACCGCGACCAGATGGCCATTTACAAGCTGCGAAATAATAAAAAGCTAACAGTCCAAGACGTAAAAACGTTGGAGCATATTCTTTGGAATGAGCTTGGCACACAGGAAGATTATAAAAGGGAATTCGGAGACACGCCGATTACAAAACTCGTCCGCCAAATCGTCGGCCTTGACCCGCAGGCAGCCAACGAAGCGTTTTCCGAATTTTTATCAAGCGAGCGGTTGAACATCCAACAAAGCCATTTTGTCAAATTGATCGTCGATTACTTTGTGAAAAATGGAGTCATGGACAAGCGGGTGCTGCAGGAAGAACCGTTTAAAACCGTCGGCAGCATTGTTGAACTCTTTCAAGACAACATGGATGACGCGCGGAAGATTATTAGTATTATCGATGAGATTAACAGAAATTCAGAAGATATTGTGGGGGCGTAG
- a CDS encoding restriction endonuclease subunit S, with protein sequence MFSRYQDKKSLRSLQKNPNWKLLKFSDVLRDETKNAKKIKKEEYLAQGSYPIIDQGKDYIAGFTNDGDGIYDKSPLIIFGDHTRILKYIDFPIFIGADGVKLLKNVFSEEEVLTKYIYYYLRTVNIPDTGYNRHFKFLKEVVIPIPSIDLQKRIVFALDKAQELIDKRKAQIEALDQLTQSVFLEMFGNLKGEKVPLSELCDVNPSKKEIENIDKELPVTFLPMANVSENGELDLSETRLIKEIFDGFTYFREGDVLFAKITPCMENGKGAIARNLINNIGFGSTEFHVLRPKENVNSTWLYYLTSLQSFRKQAEANMTGSAGQKRVPKQFFSKYKVVLPPIELQNQFAEIVHKIQSQKEIMKKSLEELGNNFKSLMHRAFRGELFND encoded by the coding sequence ATGTTTAGTAGATATCAGGACAAGAAATCTTTAAGAAGTTTGCAAAAAAATCCTAATTGGAAGTTATTAAAATTTAGCGATGTTTTAAGAGATGAAACTAAGAATGCAAAAAAAATAAAAAAAGAGGAATACCTTGCACAAGGAAGTTATCCAATTATTGATCAGGGGAAAGACTATATTGCTGGTTTTACCAATGATGGAGACGGTATCTATGATAAATCTCCATTAATCATATTTGGTGATCATACAAGAATATTAAAGTATATTGATTTTCCTATATTTATAGGCGCAGATGGTGTAAAACTACTAAAAAATGTATTCTCGGAGGAAGAAGTTCTTACGAAATACATTTATTATTATCTTCGCACAGTGAATATACCAGACACAGGATATAATCGTCATTTTAAATTTTTAAAAGAAGTTGTAATTCCAATCCCTAGTATAGACTTACAGAAGCGCATTGTTTTTGCACTAGACAAAGCCCAAGAACTCATTGACAAACGAAAAGCTCAAATTGAAGCGTTAGACCAGTTAACGCAAAGTGTGTTTTTGGAGATGTTTGGAAACTTAAAAGGGGAAAAGGTACCTTTAAGTGAATTGTGTGATGTGAATCCTTCAAAAAAGGAAATCGAAAATATTGATAAAGAACTTCCAGTTACATTCTTGCCGATGGCAAATGTATCAGAAAATGGGGAGCTTGATCTTTCTGAAACTAGATTAATAAAAGAGATTTTTGACGGCTTTACTTATTTTAGAGAAGGCGATGTTCTTTTTGCGAAGATAACTCCTTGTATGGAAAATGGAAAAGGAGCCATAGCCCGCAATTTAATAAATAATATAGGATTTGGCTCAACAGAATTTCATGTTTTAAGACCAAAAGAAAACGTCAATAGTACATGGTTATATTATTTAACGAGTTTACAATCTTTCCGAAAACAAGCTGAAGCGAATATGACTGGTAGTGCTGGTCAGAAACGTGTACCAAAGCAATTTTTTAGTAAATATAAAGTAGTTTTGCCGCCTATCGAGCTTCAAAATCAATTTGCCGAAATAGTACACAAAATACAATCTCAAAAGGAGATAATGAAAAAAAGTTTAGAAGAACTAGGAAATAATTTTAAATCCCTCATGCACCGCGCGTTTAGGGGGGAGTTATTTAACGATTAA